TGCTGTGAATGCTTCCAATGATGCGGTACTGCCCGTGCCTGCCGTGTATATCATCAACCAAAAAGGCATTATTACCTACGCTTTTTTTGACAGCAACTACCGCAACAGGCCCAGTGTAAAAACACTCTTGGAAAAACTGTAAACAGCATTTCCTTTTTTCGGCAGCACAAAATACAATTGGGTTGCGCATTCCTACCGATATTTGGCCGGGTCTGTCATTGGCCGACCGTCACGCACCAATTATGTATCAACTAGGCGATTATCTGCGCAGAGGCAGCAAGTTTGTCAACAATCAGTTTTTTCCATCCCACAAAAAACTGAGCACACTCATGATATATGCTACCGATGTGTGCGACAGCGCCTGCAAGCATTGCCTTATCTGGGCCAAGCGTCCGGTAAACTACCTGAGTAAAGAAAAAATATTTGAAGTGATGCAGAGCAAATGCATCACCAAACATACCTCCGTTGGTTTGGAAGGCGGCGAGTTTATGCTGCATCCCGATGCCATGGAGATTATGCAATGGTTTCATCAGCATCATCCCAATTTCGATTTGCTGAGCAACTGCCTCAAACCCGATGGTGTGATTGAAGCCGTGAAAAAACATCCACCACGCAGATTGTTTATTTCGTTGGATGGCAATGAAGAAACCTACCTGCACATGCGGGGCAAACCCGGCTACCAGAGTGTATTGAAAGTAATTGAAGCCGTACACAAGCAACTGCCCGTGTCGGTAATGTTTACACTCAGTCCGTACAACAACTTCGACGACATGCAACACGTAGCCGAAGTGTGTAAGCATTATGGCATCGACATGCGGGTGGGTATTTACAACGACATCGCCTTTTTTGACACCGTAGACAAAGCCCATGATTTAGAGCCCGGACAAGTAAAGAACCAACAGCCGTTGGATTTTAGAACGGTGCAACAACTAAAGAGTGAAGGCAAGGTTGAAACCATTAAAAAAGTAAAAGCGGCCGAACGCAGTGGTGATATTCAAACACCCAAGCATGATACCAGCCGCAGCTTTCAAAACTTTGTGCCCAACATTCCTGAAATCATCAAAGAGTTTTCGGAGAATTATGATTTCATGGTGCTGTACAATGAATGGCGCCAAAACAATGTGAAGCTGAAATGCTACAGCATATTAGACAGCCTCGTGATTTTGCCGAATGGCGAAGTGCCCATTTGCCAGAACCTCGACCTGATGTTAGGTAATGTGCATGAACAAAGTCTGGATGCCATTTTCAACGGCCCTACAGCTATTGCGCAGCAAAAGCATTTTGTACACAACTGCAATCAGTGCTGGCTCAATTTTCATCGGAAATACGATGTGATTTTGTACCGCTCATTCGAAAAATACTTTGGTCGAAACATTACCCAAAAACTATTTGGCTACTACCAGTGGTGTGCTGAAGCCGAAAAAAGCTACGCCGATCTGATAAAGCCTTAGTAGCATTGCAACACTAAGTTTTTGCCATGCAACGCTGGGATCAATTACCTGCCAAAAAAACATTGCTGTTGCTCTGGGCCCTTGTGGGACTGGTAGTAGTGGCATTGTACGCCCCTTTTGGTTTGTATTATCTCAACGATGATTTCATACACATACCATTGAGTGAGCAGGCCGTGTTTGGTCAGCGGCATTCTATAAGGGTCATGAACGATTTTAGTTTGTACCTCGATAGTTTACTCTATGGCAAAAATGCTGTCGGTTACCACTTTACCAATTTGCTGTTGCATCTCGCCAATACTGTTTTGCTGTTTTTTACCAGCAAAAAAATACTGGGGCTGATGAAGCTACCCAACAGCTCTTTAGTAGCACATGCCACCTGTTTCTTTTTTATCCTCTACCCTTTTCACAGCGAGTCTGTTTTTTGGTTAATCGGTCGTACCGGCGCCTTATCTACTTTATGGATGCAACTGGCGTTGCTGGCACAAATGCGAAGATCGTTTTGGTGGCAAATGCTGGGCTGCTTGTTGTACTTAGCCGGATTATTTACCTACGAGTCGGTTTTAGTATATTCTGTGTTGCTGGGCGCAATTTGGTTGTATAGAAAACAACAGAAAGCAAATGATGCCAGCCATTGGCTCCAGCAAATGCTGATGGCTGCTGCTGCCACCATAGCCTACATACTTATTCGTGTAGTAATGCTTGGTGGCGTTACTGACCATTACGAATCGGGCAGCTTGCTTACTGGCCAACTCAGTACCCTGTTCAGTAATTACGCGGCGTTGCTGTTACGCCTCTTTGTTCCTCCATTTGTGAGCAATACCTGGCTGCTGATTACTGCCGTCATCATACTCTTGCCGATATTGATACTCGTAGTTTATCATCGGAAACAATGGGCCGGAAACCTTTGGAAATTTTTCTTGCTGAAACTGGTGCTGCTGGCCAGCTTGCTGCCTTACATTTCGTTGGGTATTGACACACATGGTGTAGAATCTGAGCGATACCTGTATTTGCCGTCATTGTTGTTGGCTTTACTGGCAGCACAAGTTTTGCGCTGGTGCAACATGCAGCAGCGTTGGTTACTCAGTGGCATTTATGCAGTATTTGCTTTTGCATTCCTGCTGCAGAGTTCATTGAGTTTCCGCAGGGCAAGTGCAGTAGCCGAAACTGTAGTCGCCACTACCAATACATTTGTGCAACCACAACACCGGTTCATTTATTACTTCAATATGCCGGGCGAACACAAGGGTGTTGTTTTGTTGAGAACAGGTTTGCCCGAAGCCGTAGCATGGCTGGTGCCCGCAGCTGCTGGCAAAACCGTCTATTCCATTGCACCGGATATGAAACCGTTTTTACAAATACCCAAATTGGAAAAAACTACGCTGGTTTCTAAGGCGCAGTTTGTACAATTG
The Phnomibacter ginsenosidimutans genome window above contains:
- a CDS encoding radical SAM protein — translated: MRIPTDIWPGLSLADRHAPIMYQLGDYLRRGSKFVNNQFFPSHKKLSTLMIYATDVCDSACKHCLIWAKRPVNYLSKEKIFEVMQSKCITKHTSVGLEGGEFMLHPDAMEIMQWFHQHHPNFDLLSNCLKPDGVIEAVKKHPPRRLFISLDGNEETYLHMRGKPGYQSVLKVIEAVHKQLPVSVMFTLSPYNNFDDMQHVAEVCKHYGIDMRVGIYNDIAFFDTVDKAHDLEPGQVKNQQPLDFRTVQQLKSEGKVETIKKVKAAERSGDIQTPKHDTSRSFQNFVPNIPEIIKEFSENYDFMVLYNEWRQNNVKLKCYSILDSLVILPNGEVPICQNLDLMLGNVHEQSLDAIFNGPTAIAQQKHFVHNCNQCWLNFHRKYDVILYRSFEKYFGRNITQKLFGYYQWCAEAEKSYADLIKP